TGGTGTACGTGCGTTTTGGCTATCTCAAGGAACCCTTCAACCGAGTTATCCATAAAATCGTGCCCGCCGCCTCCGTGGATGTGTATGTCGATAAAACCGGGCGAAACATATTGTCCTTTTGCATCGATAACAGCAGCACCAGGCGCATCGATCCTGCCTTCAGATACGGCTATTATTTTGCCATCGCCAACCAATACGCTTCCATTATCAAAGATCTTGTCGCGCGTAATAACACGGCCGTTTAGGATCAGTTGCATCGAAGTCATTTTTGACGTGATAACCGGTTATACAATAGTTCCGCTTTGGCATTGCGAAGGTCGCTTTCTTCCTGCACCTCGCCGGGATATAAATAATCCTGGTTCAATTGCTCAAAAACCACATCGAGCCGGGCCTGCCGATTTATAAGATCCTTTAGTTTATCAAGCACTGCAGGTATCTCAGCCGGGTCAAACGTTGGTGAATTCACATTTGCTTCAATAAGTTCATAGGTCAGGTAGTGTACGCGGATGGTGGCCATTAAACTATAATGCTTAAACTCATCCTGGTTTTTTGTTGGATTTAACGAATTAAAGATAGTCAGCGCATTACCCGCTTCTGCCAGCGATTGCTCGACGGACATAGATGTTGGCGATACTGCCTTGCCCTGCATTACCTGGTATTGCGGCATTTTTAGCGCCTGCCAGAATTTAGCGGCCTGACCGGGAGTTAAACCATAATAGTCAACAGCGTATTTGGTGACAAATGCATCAATGTCAAGCGGTTTCTCCGATCCCAGGCTTTCAGCATAGGCTGCCAGCAATATGTTAAACCCGCTAATGGGGTACACATGCCTGATGGCATAGAGATCAAGAAGATTTTCATCGGTCTCCCAAACTGATGAATAAGCTCCTGAGGTTGACCATGAGGTCATGATCATTCCCTTATAACCCAATTTGCGGCAAGCCGGCACAAAATCGCGGATGTTTTTGAAATGTTTTTCCCATTCTGTAAGGAAGTAGTTATCCGGGTGCGAACGCAAGGCGGGTGCGCCCCAAATTTCAAAGCCGCTTTCAACAAGCTTTTTATGCTCGCCGAAGTTATTCATATCCCAGCCGTAATTCCAGTCCACCAGGATGGTTCCCTTCGGAAGCAGCTTGATAGCCTCGGGGTATTTCAGTGCTATATCGGCCCACATCACCGGGCGCTTACCCAGTTTGATCACGATATTGCAGAGCGTCCGGATATAGTCGATGTACAATTTAGATTTGCCTTCTTCTGCAACCTTCTTCTGGCACCGGGCATCGTGTCCCAAAAGATACGTCTCGTCGCCGCCGATGTGGATATATTTTGAAGTATGGGTGGATGCCAGTTCGGTGTAAAGATCAGTAAAAAGCAGGCTGTCCTGTTTGGTTTGAAGCGGGCAAACCTGCGAATAATCCTTCTGATCCTCGCGCAGATCTTTGTACTTTTCGTTCCGGAGTATATACTCAACATGCCCGAAACTTTGCTGCAGCGGGATAACATCTATGCCTAAACCGTTACAGTATTGTATAAAATCGACTATTTCTGCTTTAGTATACGCGTACCGGTTTGGAATGAGGGGATGCTTTTCAAAGGGATATGTTCCCTCCCACTCCATGATCAATGTATTCATGCCTTCTTGTTTTAGTTTCAGCGCGAACTGCTTTAGCGCGGGCATCGGCATTGCCTGTATCCGCAGATCGAGATGGAAACCTTTTACAGCGAAATCGTGCGCTTGGCTATAATTAATTGGGGCACACGCAAACATGACGAGTAAAAGCAGAAGACATTTTTTCATAGCGAAATGGTTTACGCTATAAAATTAGAAGTTTATGGTAAACTCTGTCTGCTGCGGAGCCACTGTTTTTAAGGAAAATTCAAAAGCATGATTGACCAGTATCTCGCGCACCAGTGTAAGACCTATGCCTTGTCCATCTTTTTTTGTTGTGAAAAATGGTGTAAACAATTGTTCGCTTTGTTCGGCACTTATGCCTTTGCCGTTATCCGTTATGATCAGTTGCCTTGGCGCCAACCTTACCGAAAGTTTTATCTCGCCGGACTCATCACTGGCTTCGATAGCATTTTTGACTATGTTGATAAGCGCCTGCTCCATCTGCTGCTCATCGGCTGAGACATTGACAGGCAGGGCATTTAATTGCGTGACCAGTTTTATATTCTTTTCAGATGCCCTGATTTCCATCAGTGTAACCACCGACGCTGCCAGCTTGTTCAGATCGATCAGTTTACGGTTTGGCACAGGCAGCTTCACCAGGTCGGCAAAGTTGCGTATGAAAAGATTAAGGTTCTGATTTCGGTCGAGGCCCACGCCGAGCGCATCTTTCAAGTCGTCGGAATGGTGTCCTTCCCATAGTTTATCGGTTTTTAGGGCAGATTGTATAATAGAATTTACCGGCCCTATGGTATTGTTCACCTCATGCGCCATCATGCGGATCACCTTACCATACACATTCTTTTCAGCAGCGAGTATCTCAGCCGTAAGTTCCTCGATCATAATAAAATCGCGCGCGAAACCGCGATCGATAAAATGCGACCGCTGCAGGCGGTAAGTGGTGGCGCCGTTCAGTTTAAATATTTTTGAATCGCCCGGCTTTACCGTTTTGATATGCTTGAGGAAATCATCCGGTAAGTACTCAACCGACAGTTTAAGCAACTCTTTTTCATTAACATTGAGTATGGCGCAGGCTTTGGGGTTGATCTGGTGTATATTGTTATCATAATCCAAAATAATAATACCGGTGGGTGAAGTGTAGATCAATTTTTCAAGAAAAAAATGCTGCTGCTCCTGTATGGTACGTTCGGTACGCAGGTGGTCGATCATTTCGTTATAGACGCCTATCAACTGGTCGACCTCGCGTTTACCTGTCGGCACAAATTTTACATTAAAATCCCTGTCGCGGATTGCCTCAATACCCTGCATCAGTGACTTTAGCGGCTGTATCAGCTGGCGGTACAGGTTCCAGGCGATGATAAGGGAGATGATGACAAAAACTTCTGATATGATAAAAAATACCAGGTTTTTTTCAAGAATGTAGTAGCTGAGCACCAGCACAATGAGGTGCAGGATAACAACAAACAGGATGTACTTAGTCCTCAGCTTCATCGAACGGTATCTGGTATTTTTCGAGCCGGCGGTATAAGGCACTCCTGGTAAGGCCCAGTGATTTCGCTGCCCGCGCTATTTTGTTATGATGAAATTCAAGCGCGCGTTTGATCATCTCGACCTCCATTTCCTCCAGGGTCACCACCCCTACTCCCGGCATCTGCAAATTACCTTTTTTTACCGGCGATAGTTCCAGTTGCGACCGAAAATCTTTAATATCCAGCACATCCTTTTTGCTAATAAGGATAGAACGTTCCACCAGGTTTTTCAGTTGGCGAATGTTGCCGGGCAATGGCAAAGTTTGCAGCCACTTCATCGCGTTGACAGATACGGTTAGTTTAGGGCGATTATATATCTCCTTTAAATTATTGATGAAAAAATTGACCAACAAAGGAATATCCTTCGGGCGCTCGCGCAGGGCAGGCAGATAAACGGTGATCAGGTTAATTCGATAAAGCAGGTCCTCCCTAAAACTTTGACGGGCAACCATCTCGTTCAGGTTCTTATTGGTGGCGCATACAACGCGAACGTCGACTGTTTTTGTACGGCTGCTTCCCAACACCTCGTAGGTACGGTCCTGCAATACCCGCAGTAACTTTACCTGGCTGCCGGCATCCAACTCGCCAATTTCATCCAGGAAGATGGTGCCTTTATTGGCCATTTCGAATCGACCCATCCTGTCAAACCTTGCATCGGTAAATGCCCCGCGAATGTGCCCGAACATCTCACTTTCGAACAGGGAGGTCGAAATACCTCCAAGATTCACTTTAATAAAAGGCTTATTTCGGCGCAAACTGTTTTGATGGATAGCCTCTGCTATCAATTCCTTGCCCGTTCCGCTTTCTCCCATCACCAGTACCGAGGCATCTGTACCTGCAACCCGCCCGATAGTTTCCAATATATCCAGCATGTTCGGATCCTCGCCGATGATGTGTTGAAAGTTATACTGGCTATCCAGTTGTTTCCGGGTACTGTGCTGCGCTTTTTTATCCTGAAGGTCGAGCAGAGTTTTTACCGATTGCAGCAAATGATCGTTATTCCAGGGCTTGTTGATAAAATCGTTCGCGCCCAGTTTCATGCCTTTTACAGCCAGTTCGATACTCCCCCACCCTGTTATTAATATCACCGGCACCGCCGGGTCGGCCTGTTTAATCTTAGCAAGCAGACTCATACCCTCCTCGCCAGACGTAGCAATAGAGAAATTCAGATCGAGGATGACCAATTCAGGGTGCCGTTTTTTGACAATGTTTAAAGCGTCACCAGGCGAAGGCGTGTCAGCAACCTCGTAACCTTCACTTTTTAAAAGTAATTGCAGCGAGGTGCGTACAGCTATATCATCGTCAATTATTAGTATCATATTACAATTGCAAGTATAAGCAAATGGTTATTCTTCATGCAGTGCCACCGCCGGGTAAATTGCTGCAGCCTGTTTACCAGGATATAAGGCACAAACCGTCACCAGCAAATAGATAAATATGATCGACAGTATGAGCGCCACAATGTAAATCCCTGCTTCAAGATTGAACACGTTCAGTAAAGGAAACTGGATCGCAAAAAAAGTCCCAATTATAAGGGAGAACGTGGTGAGCACCAAGGCTTCTGAAACCAATTGTGATGATACAGACTTCGCGGTTGCCCCAATAGCCCTGCGCAAACCTATTTCGCCACGGCGTTTATTGATGTTGTACCAAAGTACGCCGAACAGCCCCATCGCCACGTTAATGATCAAAAAACATGCAACGATGGATGTAACGATCATCGGTATTAGGCTCCAAAGGTTGGCGCTTTTGCGCTTATTTGCCATATGCTCTATCTCGACATTGGAATCCTTCATATAACTAGCCATCGTCTTATATAGCTTGCTTTCAAATGCAGCATCCGCACCCGGCGTCACCCTGATCATGATCTTACCCAGCCAATGGAATGATCCGGTGTCTACCCTTTTATAGATAGCCGGACGAGCCAGCGCGTAATCGCCACCTGCTTTTACTCCCTGCACAACGCCTATGACCCTGAGGCTGTTTTTTGCGTCGCCCTCATCCATCAATTTCCCAACTGCTTCTTCAGAACCAAATAATTTATCTTTCAATGAATTATTGATGATAACAGGTGTAGTTTTTGCCATGCCATCTGCTTTTTCGAACCACCTGCCATGCAGCACCTGAATATTCATCGTATTTTTATAGTTATCATCGGCAGTATAGTGGTCGGCATTGCTGGTACCCCCTTTATAATGCACGTCACCGGTCCATTGGTTGTTTGAAAAAGGTATATTATCGCTGCAAAAACTTGCTTCCTTTACCAAAGGCATTGATTTAATAGTTGCCCTCAGGTTTTCATAGAATGTGTTCAATGAATCCGTATTAGTGGTTTTGTAGGTATTATTGTAACTCACGGCCCACAAGTCGTTATAATCGAACCCGATAGGTTTTTTGTAATTGTTATAATAGTATACAAAAAGTGTAAATACTGCGAAGATGACCAGGAACGAGACCAGCATCTCGGACATCAATAAAAAGTTTTGCTTCTTTTTATTCCAGATCAGTTTAAATAAATGCTTGAACATGATATGTTGATTTAAATGATTTGACTTATTGCGCTTTTAATGCATTTACCACATTTAGTTTGGACATGCGCCATGCCGGGTAGACACCCGATAACAACCCGAACAACAAACAAACTAACAGGCCGATAAACAGCACAGTAAAGTTGATAGTGAGTTCGAGGTTTGCGATAAGATGAGCGCTGTTGATAACCTGCAAAGCGATAAAAGATAATACGATACCTATCAAACCGCCAAGAAGTGTAAGAATGATATTCTCCACTATAAATTGATAGACCAGCGTCATTGACGATGCACCGAAAGCTTTGCGAACCCCGATCTCTGACGAGCGCTCCATGATACGGGTAATGTTGATGTTCACCAGGTTAAGCGTAGGTAAAAGCATCACGATGACCGCAAATATGCTAATGGCCGTGATTGCGATAAACGTACCTGAATGTTTATCATCACCTGTATCAACGTAAGCTTTGATGTAGGTATCGGCATGGCTGTTAACCGTAGTAAACATTTTATCTTCGGGTTTTAACCTTTTTATCATGGCCTCATATTCGTCGTGCATTTTGTCAAGATCTCCGGACGACCTGGCCAGCAGAATACCAAAATAACCGCCACCGTAGCTCTTATTGTTTTTATATCCCTGGTCCTTGGCCACGGTATAGGGCAGGTAGATATCGCTGTAAAGCATATAGCTGGTAATTGGTACATTTTTCACAACTCCAATAACGCGGTATTTTACATTATCCGCCTCGATATACTGTCCCACAACCGATCCGCCATCGCCGAAATATTCCTTTTTCATATCGGTCGAAATGACGGCAACCTTGTCGGCGTTGTCAACTTCTTTCTTGCCGAAAGGCTTCCCCTCTACAAAATCATATTCCAGTATTTCCCAGTACTCAGCGTTGGTGTATTTGTAGTTCACCGCTATCTTTTTATTGTTCACATAAGTGTTTGTTCCGTTAAAGCCCGACGAAATACCGATACTGACCGGGGTTTTCAAAGTGCGGGCATAATGATCGAGGAAATAGAAAGAAGGCGGTCCCGATTGCATGGTATTTTTACCCGACTGCGATATCCTTGAGACGTAAAGCGACCTGTCACGTTTTTTATCGGGGTAATTATCACCAACAACCTTATCAATGAATGCGGTAAGCACAAGCAGGATGGTTAGCGTAAAGCTTATACCGAACAAGCTGATAAAGGTGAAGAA
Above is a window of Mucilaginibacter ginsenosidivorans DNA encoding:
- a CDS encoding ABC transporter permease, which encodes MLKNYFKIAIAVLKRRKFFTFISLFGISFTLTILLVLTAFIDKVVGDNYPDKKRDRSLYVSRISQSGKNTMQSGPPSFYFLDHYARTLKTPVSIGISSGFNGTNTYVNNKKIAVNYKYTNAEYWEILEYDFVEGKPFGKKEVDNADKVAVISTDMKKEYFGDGGSVVGQYIEADNVKYRVIGVVKNVPITSYMLYSDIYLPYTVAKDQGYKNNKSYGGGYFGILLARSSGDLDKMHDEYEAMIKRLKPEDKMFTTVNSHADTYIKAYVDTGDDKHSGTFIAITAISIFAVIVMLLPTLNLVNINITRIMERSSEIGVRKAFGASSMTLVYQFIVENIILTLLGGLIGIVLSFIALQVINSAHLIANLELTINFTVLFIGLLVCLLFGLLSGVYPAWRMSKLNVVNALKAQ
- a CDS encoding sensor histidine kinase; the encoded protein is MKLRTKYILFVVILHLIVLVLSYYILEKNLVFFIISEVFVIISLIIAWNLYRQLIQPLKSLMQGIEAIRDRDFNVKFVPTGKREVDQLIGVYNEMIDHLRTERTIQEQQHFFLEKLIYTSPTGIIILDYDNNIHQINPKACAILNVNEKELLKLSVEYLPDDFLKHIKTVKPGDSKIFKLNGATTYRLQRSHFIDRGFARDFIMIEELTAEILAAEKNVYGKVIRMMAHEVNNTIGPVNSIIQSALKTDKLWEGHHSDDLKDALGVGLDRNQNLNLFIRNFADLVKLPVPNRKLIDLNKLAASVVTLMEIRASEKNIKLVTQLNALPVNVSADEQQMEQALINIVKNAIEASDESGEIKLSVRLAPRQLIITDNGKGISAEQSEQLFTPFFTTKKDGQGIGLTLVREILVNHAFEFSLKTVAPQQTEFTINF
- a CDS encoding beta-N-acetylhexosaminidase produces the protein MKKCLLLLLVMFACAPINYSQAHDFAVKGFHLDLRIQAMPMPALKQFALKLKQEGMNTLIMEWEGTYPFEKHPLIPNRYAYTKAEIVDFIQYCNGLGIDVIPLQQSFGHVEYILRNEKYKDLREDQKDYSQVCPLQTKQDSLLFTDLYTELASTHTSKYIHIGGDETYLLGHDARCQKKVAEEGKSKLYIDYIRTLCNIVIKLGKRPVMWADIALKYPEAIKLLPKGTILVDWNYGWDMNNFGEHKKLVESGFEIWGAPALRSHPDNYFLTEWEKHFKNIRDFVPACRKLGYKGMIMTSWSTSGAYSSVWETDENLLDLYAIRHVYPISGFNILLAAYAESLGSEKPLDIDAFVTKYAVDYYGLTPGQAAKFWQALKMPQYQVMQGKAVSPTSMSVEQSLAEAGNALTIFNSLNPTKNQDEFKHYSLMATIRVHYLTYELIEANVNSPTFDPAEIPAVLDKLKDLINRQARLDVVFEQLNQDYLYPGEVQEESDLRNAKAELLYNRLSRQK
- a CDS encoding sigma-54-dependent transcriptional regulator, which encodes MILIIDDDIAVRTSLQLLLKSEGYEVADTPSPGDALNIVKKRHPELVILDLNFSIATSGEEGMSLLAKIKQADPAVPVILITGWGSIELAVKGMKLGANDFINKPWNNDHLLQSVKTLLDLQDKKAQHSTRKQLDSQYNFQHIIGEDPNMLDILETIGRVAGTDASVLVMGESGTGKELIAEAIHQNSLRRNKPFIKVNLGGISTSLFESEMFGHIRGAFTDARFDRMGRFEMANKGTIFLDEIGELDAGSQVKLLRVLQDRTYEVLGSSRTKTVDVRVVCATNKNLNEMVARQSFREDLLYRINLITVYLPALRERPKDIPLLVNFFINNLKEIYNRPKLTVSVNAMKWLQTLPLPGNIRQLKNLVERSILISKKDVLDIKDFRSQLELSPVKKGNLQMPGVGVVTLEEMEVEMIKRALEFHHNKIARAAKSLGLTRSALYRRLEKYQIPFDEAED
- a CDS encoding ABC transporter permease, which encodes MFKHLFKLIWNKKKQNFLLMSEMLVSFLVIFAVFTLFVYYYNNYKKPIGFDYNDLWAVSYNNTYKTTNTDSLNTFYENLRATIKSMPLVKEASFCSDNIPFSNNQWTGDVHYKGGTSNADHYTADDNYKNTMNIQVLHGRWFEKADGMAKTTPVIINNSLKDKLFGSEEAVGKLMDEGDAKNSLRVIGVVQGVKAGGDYALARPAIYKRVDTGSFHWLGKIMIRVTPGADAAFESKLYKTMASYMKDSNVEIEHMANKRKSANLWSLIPMIVTSIVACFLIINVAMGLFGVLWYNINKRRGEIGLRRAIGATAKSVSSQLVSEALVLTTFSLIIGTFFAIQFPLLNVFNLEAGIYIVALILSIIFIYLLVTVCALYPGKQAAAIYPAVALHEE